The DNA region CGTTCAGACTTCCCCGGCGGCCGCCTTGAAGAGCGCGTTCACACAGGCGGCCGCCACGTTGCTCCCCCCCTTGTTCCCGCGGCAGGAGACCCAGGGGATGTCGGTGCGGGCCATGAGGGCCTCCTTGGACTCGGCAGCGCCCACGAACCCCACCACCACCCCGACCACCAGGGCGGGCCGGGCCTTTCCCTCGTCCACGAGCTCCAGGAGCCGGAAGAGGGCCGTGGGGGCGTTGCCGAAGGCGAAGACGGCGCCGGGGTGCTCCCGGGCGGCCCGCTCCACCGCCGCGATGGACCGGGTGATGCCGCGCCGGCGGGCCTCCTCGGCCACCTCGGGGTCGCCGATCCGGCAGTGCACCGTTACGCCGAAGCGCCCTGCGCGCAGGCGGCTCACCCCCGAGCGCACCATCTCCACGTCGGTCACGACCGGGCTGCCCCCGGCCAGGGCCCGCGCCCCCGCCTCCAGGGCCCCGGGGCTCCAGACCAGGAGCCCGGCAAAAGAAGGATCTCCGGTGGCGTGGACCACCCGCTGCACCAGGGCGGCCTGGGCCGGGGTGAACGGGGAGAGGTCCACGAGCCCGGCGATGATCTCGAAGCTCTTCTTTTCGATCTCCTCGGGCCGCAGGTCGTACCCCCAGGGGCCGATCACGTCAGCCCTCCGCCGGCCAGAGCCTCCCGGGCGCGCTCGGCGGCCGCCTGGGCGAGCTTGGGGTGGCCGCCCAGCACCTGCCCCAGGCAAAAGGTCACCCCGGGGTGGCGGAGCCGCAGTTGTTCGAGCTCGTGG from Thermodesulfobacteriota bacterium includes:
- a CDS encoding precorrin-8X methylmutase: MIGPWGYDLRPEEIEKKSFEIIAGLVDLSPFTPAQAALVQRVVHATGDPSFAGLLVWSPGALEAGARALAGGSPVVTDVEMVRSGVSRLRAGRFGVTVHCRIGDPEVAEEARRRGITRSIAAVERAAREHPGAVFAFGNAPTALFRLLELVDEGKARPALVVGVVVGFVGAAESKEALMARTDIPWVSCRGNKGGSNVAAACVNALFKAAAGEV